The genomic stretch GCCGACCCGATATACGACTGTTTAGACTGACTATTCTGTGCAGACAAGGCTTGCAGGCGCACGCCCTGTGCCGGCCGCCCATGAAAACACCGGCCGGATGCACCAGTACAGTGCATGAACGCCCTCCCGCGCTTACTGGCGCACTTCGTCGCACTCGTCGAATTCGTCGGCCTTGCCCACACCGGGAGTCGCACGGAACGGGTTGATGTCCAGACCACCGCGCCGCGTGTAGCGTGCCCACACCGCAAGCGCCTGCGGGTGGCAGCGCGCCATGATGTCGCAGAACACCCGCTCCACGCATTGTTCGTGAAACTCGTTGTGCTCGCGAAAGGACACGATGTAGCGCAGCAGGCCCTCACGCTCGATCGCAGGCCCGGTGTAGCGCACGACGACCATGCCCCAGTCGGGCTGACCGGTCACCAGACAGTTGGACTTGAGCAGGTGGGAATACAGGGTCTCGCTGACGATTTCACCACGGGCTGCCAGCAGGGCCGGGGCCGGCTGATAGGTATCGATATCGATGTCGAGATCGTCCAGACAGACACCCTGCGGGTAGCCGATCTGGCGCAGGGGGCGCTCGCCGAGCGGCATCAGCTCAACCGCCACCGCGCCGCCTGCCGCCGCGGACAGGTCGCGAGCAATCGTTTCGCGCACGGTGCCCGCATCGGCAAAACGACTCTGGTTGAAGGCATTGAGGTAAAGCTTGAGCGATTTCGACTCGATCAGCCGCGGCGTATCGGCTCGCACCCGGAAGCGTGCGAGCGCCACCACCGGCTTGCCGCGCGCGTTCAGCCACGACAGCTCATAGGCATTCCACAGATCCTCACCGACGAAGGGCAAGGCATCGCCGCGCACGCCGATCTCGTCGCGCTTGAGCTGACGTTCGATCGGAAACAGAAGCTCGGGCGCATAGGTATCGCGATAGGCAACAGGCTTGCCGAGCGGTGAGGCTTCGGCACCATGGCGGAGAGGGGATGTATCGTTCATCTGTATGATTGTAAAAGAAGCGCGCACGATACGCTGTTGCTGCGTTGCAGCATGAATAGTAAAATCACCGGTCAATGCGTTTACGGACGCGCTTTCCCGCAACACCCGCAGACGCGGCATCAGACGACAGGCTGCAGGCCACGTCGCCGCCCGCAAGGCCGCACCCGGACGCCCTGCGACACTCCATCCGGCACATCAGCAGCAAGGCCGCGCCTGCCACGCAGCCCAAGACGGATCAAAACAGACAATGAAATCCCTTCAGCAGGACTGGTTCTCCAACGTCCGCAACGACTTGCTCGCCGGCCTGGTGGTCGCGCTTGCCCTCATCCCCGAGGCCATCGCCTTCTCCATCATCGCCGGGGTCGATCCCAAGGTCGGGCTCTATGCCTCCTTCTGCATCGCCACCGTGATCGCCTTCGCCGGCGGTCGCCCGGGCATGATCTCGGCCGCAACCGGTGCCATGGCCCTGGTGATGGTGACCCTGGTCAAGGACCACGGCCTGCAGTATCTGCTCGCCGCCACCCTGCTCACCGGCGTGCTTCAGATCCTCGCCGGCTGGCTGCGCCTGGGCGTGCTGATGCGCTTCGTGTCGCGCTCGGTGGTGACCGGCTTCGTCAATGCGCTGGCGATCCTGATCTTCATGGCCCAGCTCCCGGAGCTGACCAACGTCAGCTGGCATGTGTATGCCATGACCGCAGCCGGGCTCGGCATCATCTACCTCTTCCCCTACATCACCCGTGCCGTGCCGTCGCCGCTGGTCACCATCGTGGTACTGACCGCGGTATACATGGTGCTTGATCTCGACATCCGCACGGTGGGCGACATGGGCGAACTGCCGGACAGCCTGCCGGTGTTCCTGCTGCCCGATGTGCCACTCAACTTCGAGACGCTCGGGATCATCTTCCCCTACGCACTGACCATGATGGTCGTGGGCCTGCTCGAATCGCTGATGACCGCCACCATCGTCGACGACCTCACCGACACCACTAGCAACAAGAGCCGCGAATGCGTCGGTCAGGGCGTGGCCAATATCGCCTCCGGCTTCCTCGGCGGCATGGCCGGCTGCGCGATGATCGGGCAGTCGGTGATCAACGTGAAGTCCGGCGGCCGCGGACGCCTGTCGACGCTGACCGCCGGCGTGGTGCTGCTGATCCTGGTGGTCTTCCTCGGCGACTGGGTGCGCCAGATCCCGATGGCGGCCCTGGTCGCGGTGATGATCATGGTTTCGATCGGTACCTTCAGCTGGGACTCGGTACTCAAGCTGCGCGAGAATCCGCCCAGCTCCAGCGTGGTCATGATCGCCACCGTTGCGGTCACCGTCGCCACGCACGACCTTGCCCGCGGGGTGCTGGTCGGGGTGCTGCTGTCGGGCTTCTTCTTTGCGCACAAGGTCGGCAAGGTGCTGCACGTCGGTTCGCGCGCGGAAGATGAAGGCCGGATGCGGCGCTATGCCGTCACTGGCCAGGTGTTCTTTGCCTCGGCCGACCGCTTCATCGCCTCCTTCGACTTCAAGGAAGTCATCGACAAGGTCAGCATCGACGTCTCCCGCGCCCATTTCTGGGACGTTACTGCCATCAGTGCGCTCGACAAGGTGGTGGTCAAGTTCCGCCGCGAAGGCACCGAAGTCGAGGTCATCGGCCTCAACGAAGCCAGTGCGACCATGGTCGACCGCTTCGCGGTGCACGACAAGCCTGAAGCCGTCGAAAACCTGATGGGCCACTGAGGAGCAGACCATGAGCAAAGACAACAAGATTCTTGCCTGCGTGGATCAGTCCCGTTTTGCCGACACGGTGGCCGACTACGCAGCCTGGGCCGCGACGCGCATGGAGGCGCCGCTCGAGTTTCTCCATGTCATCGACCGCCATCCGGAACTCGGCTCCGGCGACGACCATAGCGGCGCCATCGGCTTCAACGCCCAGGAGCAGTTGCTGCATACCCTCAGCGACAAGGATGCGGCGCTCAGCCGCGCGGCACGCGAACAGGGACGCATCTTCCTCAACCGCCTGCGCGAGCGCGCGATCGCCGCCGGCGTGCCGGCACCGGACATGCGCCAGCGCCACGGCGCGCTCGACGACACCCTGGCTGAACAGGAAGACGGCGTACGCATGTTCGTCTTCGGTCGTCGCGGCGCCTCGGCCGGGACCAGCAGCCAGAGCATCGGCAGCAACGTCGAGCGCGTGGTGCGTGCCCTGCACAAACCTGCACTGACCGTGACCGAGGGTTTTAGCGAACCGCGCCGGATCCTGATCGCCTTTGACGGCGGCATCGTCACCCGTCGCGGCGTGGAGATGGTGGCAAACAGCCCGCTGTTCCGCGGCCTGCCCATCCATCTGCTGATGTCGGGCAAGGAAAGCCAGAGCGCACCCAAGCAGCTGGAGTGGGCCAAGAACACGCTCGAGGCGGCAGGCTTCGAAGCCCCAGCCTCATTGATTCCCGGCGACGCGGAGCAGGTCATCGAGAAAACGGTGAAGGCACAGGGCATCGATCTGCTGATCATGGGCGCCTACGCCCACTCGCCGCTGCGCAGCCTGCTGTTTGGCAGCAAGACCACCGACCTGTTGCGCACCGCCACCATTCCGACACTGCTGCTGCGGGGCTGAAAAGCCGACACGCAGCGCGCTTCGCGCTCACGTCAGCGCGAAGCGCACCTTTACGTCGCAGGGCGGCGCCGTATACGCGGCCGAGGTGGCAATGAGATCCGCCCCGGCCGCCACGTAGTCTGCGGCGTTGTCGGCGCGCACGCCGCCGGCGGCGACCAGCACCGCGCCGAGGCCCTCTGCTGCAATCCGCGCCTTGCACGCTGCCACCGCCTCGGGCGGGAATTTCTCCAGCTGCAACACACCGGCCCCCGCACGCGCCCAGACCAGCGCCTCCTCGACCGAGGCCACCTCCACCGTGAGCTTGCGCTCAGGCTGAAGGCGTCGCAGACGGGCCACGGTGTCCTGCGGCGCCTCTTCCAGGAACAGCCGGTGCTCGGCGAAGATCAGCAGGGTTTCCGACAGCCCCAGCCGGTGCATGATCGCACCGCTCGCCTTCACCGCCTTGGCCGACATCGCCTTGGTGCCGGGCACGTTCTTGCGTGTGCAGGCGACGGCAACCGGCGCCGCAGCCGCGACGATGGCGGCCGCTGCGGTGGCGATGCCGCTGGACCACTCCATCAGGGTCTGCGCCACCTTCCACGCACGGTGAAGCTCGCCCGCCCCACCTTCGGCCTCGAGCAACAAGGCCCCCGCCTCGACCGCCGTCGCCGACGCGACATGAAGCCGCGCGGTAGCACCTGTGAGCTGAAACAGGCGCACCGCCTCTTCACTGCCGCACACCCGCATCGTACCGCGAGCATGGAAGGACACATGCCCGCGCGCATTCTCGATGGCCAGGGCCTCTGTGGTCAGGTCGCCCGCCGGCACATCATCGGCGAGCAGTTCGGACAGGGCGTGATCGGACAGACAGCAGGGCATGACTCGAACTCCAGAAGACATCTGCACAAGGGCAATTCCAAACGGCACCGGCAATCCCTGCGCGCGGGATCACCCCAGCAGGGCCACCGTCTTGATCTGCGCCCACATTCGTCGATTGGCCACGATGCCGAGCTGGTCGCACGAGCGCCGGGTGATGCGCGCGATCAGCGGGGTGCCGCCCGCATCGAGCCGGACCAGCACATGCGCCGGCGTATCGGCCACGACCACCTCCTGCACGATGACTTGCAGCAGGTTGGTAATGCTGCTGTTTTCGTTGCGCGCCTCGGCAAGGCTGACGTCGCGCGCATGCACGCGAAAACGCAGACGGTGGCCGATGGCTTCCGGACGCCGCGCGACCATTACGCTGCCACCGGCAAAATCGAGCCGCGTCAGGTGGTAGCGTTCATCATGCTCGGCGATGACCGACTCAATGACGACCCCTGCATCCTCGGTAAATGCCGTCGGCAGATCCAGGCGGGCCAGCGTCTCCACCAGCCCGCCCTGTGCAATCACCTTCCCCTGATCAAGCAACACCACATGATCCGCCAGCCGCGCCACCTCGTCGGGTGAGTGGCTGACGTAGAGCACCGGGATGTCGAGCTCGTCGTGCAGACGCTCGAGGTAGGGCAGGATTTCCTGCTTGCGTTTGAGATCCAGCGCAGCCAGCGGCTCATCCATCAGCAGCAGTCGCGGGCTGGTCAGCAGCGCCCGCGCCATGCCCACTCTCTGCCGCTCGCCGCCCGACAGGCGCTCCGGCATGCGGTCCAGCAGATGGCCGATCCCCAGCAGCTCGACGGCCTGATCCCAGGCCACGCGTCGCGTTGCTGCTGCGACCCGCTTCATGCCGAACTCGAGATTGCGCCGCACCGACAGATGCGGAAACAGACTGGCCTCCTGGAAGACATAGCCGATCGCACGCTCGTGCGTCGGCACGAAGATCCCGGCGTCGGCATCCTGCCAGTGCTCGCCATTGACGATGAGCCGGCCCAGCGGTGCGCGCTCAAGACCGGCGACGCAGCGCAGGCAGGTCGTCTTGCCCGACCCCGAATGACCGAACAGTGCGGTGACGCCGCGCCCGGGCAGTTGCAGATCGACGTCGAGTGAAAAACCACTGTAGTCGAGGCGAAAGCGGGCCTGTATGCCTTCTGCCGTCATGTGCCCATCCCCGGCTTGAAGCGGCGACTGGTGTACAGCGCGAGCAGGACGAAGAAGGAGAATACGACCATGCCGCCGGCGAGCCAGTGCGCCTGTGCGTACTCCATGGCCTCGACGTGATCGAAGATCTGCACCGACACCGTGCGCGTGCTACCTGGAATATTGCCGCCGATCATCAGCACCACGCCAAACTCGCCCACGGTATGTGCGAACCCCAGAATCGACGCGGTGACGAAGCCCGGTCGCGCCAGCGGCAGCACCACCGAAAAGAAGGTGTCCCACGGACTGGCGCGCAGGGTGGCGGCGACTTCCAGCGGGCGCTCTCCAATCGCTTCGAAGGCGTTCTGCAAGGGCTGAATGACGAAGGGCATGGAGTAGAACACCGAACCGACGACGAGTCCGGCAAAGGTGAAGGGCAGCGTGCCCAGACCCAGCGCGGTCGTCATCTGACCAATCGGGCCATGCGGACCCATGGTCACCAGCAGGTAGAAGCCGATCACCGTCGGCGGCAACACCAGCGGCAATGCCACCACCGCCCCGATCGGTCCCTTGAGCCACGAACGCGTGCGTGCCAGCCACCAGGCGATTGGCGTACCAATCAGCAACAGCAACACCGTGGTCAGGCCCGCCAGCTCCAGCGTGAGCCAGATTGCCGAGAGATCGAGCGCAGTGAGTGACATGCCCGCCCCGCTCCTTATAGATCGTAGCCGTAGGCGCGGATCACCGCCGCAGCCTTCGGCCCCTTGAGGTAATCGACCAGCACCTTCGCTGCCTCGCTGTCTTTGCCCTTTTTAAGGATCACTGCATCCTGACGGATCGGGTCATACAGCGCAGCAGGCACCATCCAGGCAGAACCCGAGGTGATCGCGCCGTCCTTGAACACCTGCGACAGGGCCACGAATCCGAGCTCTGCATTGCCGGTGGAAACGAACTGGAAACTCTGCGTAATGTTGGTGCCCTCGACCAGTTTCGGTCCAACCGCGGCCGTCAGGCCGAGCCTGTCGAGCACCTGGGTTCCCGCGAGTCCGTACGCGGCAATCTTCGGGTTGGCGATCGACAAGTGCTTGAATGCGTTCTTCTTCAGCACCTCTCCCTGATCATCCACATAGCCTGCGGTAGCCGACCACAGCACAAGCTTGCCCACCGCATAAGTGAAACGCGAACCCGGCACGATCTCGCCTTCCGCCTCAAGCCTGGCCGGCGTCGTGCTGTCTGCGGCAAGGAAGACCTCGAAAGGCGCACCGTTCCTGATCTGGGTGTAAAGCCCACCGGTCGGGCCGAATGCCGCCAGCACCTTGTGCCCCGTATCCTTCTCGAACTGCAGTGCGATCTCCTTGATGGGCGCGGTGAAGTTGGCGGCAACGGCGACCTGAACGTCGGCCGCGTTCGCGCCAGTGGCGAACACACCAAGACTGAGTGCAATGACAAGGCAGGAAACGGGCGGCTTCATGATTCAACTCCAGTAGATGATGACGAAAAAGGCCAGCCTCAGTCGTAGATCGCAAGAATGACGCTGGATGACTTGAAAAAGGCACAGGCCGGCACGCCGACCTCAATACCCAATGCCTTGCAGCTCTCGCCGGTCACCACGCAGGTCACACTGCGACCCGATGGCAGCACCAGCGTGACCTCGTTGTTCACCGGCCCTGCATGCACTTCGGCGACCTTGCCCCACAGCTGGTTGCGCGCGGTGAGCCGCATCGTCTGATCGACCGACAACATCACTGAGGACGACTTCACCAGTGCAAAGACCTCCTTGCCGATCGTCAGCCCGAGATTCTCGGCGCTGGCCTTGGTGATGATGGCGGCGATCTCGGTTTCTTCATCGATGCGCACCCGCACCTCGTAATCGACCCCACCATCGCGCAAGCCCGTAATCGACCCGGAAAACTGGTTTCGGGCACTGGTCTT from Parazoarcus communis encodes the following:
- the queF gene encoding NADPH-dependent 7-cyano-7-deazaguanine reductase QueF (Catalyzes the NADPH-dependent reduction of 7-cyano-7-deazaguanine (preQ0) to 7-aminomethyl-7-deazaguanine (preQ1) in queuosine biosynthesis), whose protein sequence is MNDTSPLRHGAEASPLGKPVAYRDTYAPELLFPIERQLKRDEIGVRGDALPFVGEDLWNAYELSWLNARGKPVVALARFRVRADTPRLIESKSLKLYLNAFNQSRFADAGTVRETIARDLSAAAGGAVAVELMPLGERPLRQIGYPQGVCLDDLDIDIDTYQPAPALLAARGEIVSETLYSHLLKSNCLVTGQPDWGMVVVRYTGPAIEREGLLRYIVSFREHNEFHEQCVERVFCDIMARCHPQALAVWARYTRRGGLDINPFRATPGVGKADEFDECDEVRQ
- a CDS encoding SulP family inorganic anion transporter, with product MKSLQQDWFSNVRNDLLAGLVVALALIPEAIAFSIIAGVDPKVGLYASFCIATVIAFAGGRPGMISAATGAMALVMVTLVKDHGLQYLLAATLLTGVLQILAGWLRLGVLMRFVSRSVVTGFVNALAILIFMAQLPELTNVSWHVYAMTAAGLGIIYLFPYITRAVPSPLVTIVVLTAVYMVLDLDIRTVGDMGELPDSLPVFLLPDVPLNFETLGIIFPYALTMMVVGLLESLMTATIVDDLTDTTSNKSRECVGQGVANIASGFLGGMAGCAMIGQSVINVKSGGRGRLSTLTAGVVLLILVVFLGDWVRQIPMAALVAVMIMVSIGTFSWDSVLKLRENPPSSSVVMIATVAVTVATHDLARGVLVGVLLSGFFFAHKVGKVLHVGSRAEDEGRMRRYAVTGQVFFASADRFIASFDFKEVIDKVSIDVSRAHFWDVTAISALDKVVVKFRREGTEVEVIGLNEASATMVDRFAVHDKPEAVENLMGH
- a CDS encoding universal stress protein; the protein is MSKDNKILACVDQSRFADTVADYAAWAATRMEAPLEFLHVIDRHPELGSGDDHSGAIGFNAQEQLLHTLSDKDAALSRAAREQGRIFLNRLRERAIAAGVPAPDMRQRHGALDDTLAEQEDGVRMFVFGRRGASAGTSSQSIGSNVERVVRALHKPALTVTEGFSEPRRILIAFDGGIVTRRGVEMVANSPLFRGLPIHLLMSGKESQSAPKQLEWAKNTLEAAGFEAPASLIPGDAEQVIEKTVKAQGIDLLIMGAYAHSPLRSLLFGSKTTDLLRTATIPTLLLRG
- the modD gene encoding ModD protein, with protein sequence MPCCLSDHALSELLADDVPAGDLTTEALAIENARGHVSFHARGTMRVCGSEEAVRLFQLTGATARLHVASATAVEAGALLLEAEGGAGELHRAWKVAQTLMEWSSGIATAAAAIVAAAAPVAVACTRKNVPGTKAMSAKAVKASGAIMHRLGLSETLLIFAEHRLFLEEAPQDTVARLRRLQPERKLTVEVASVEEALVWARAGAGVLQLEKFPPEAVAACKARIAAEGLGAVLVAAGGVRADNAADYVAAGADLIATSAAYTAPPCDVKVRFALT
- the modC gene encoding molybdenum ABC transporter ATP-binding protein, which gives rise to MTAEGIQARFRLDYSGFSLDVDLQLPGRGVTALFGHSGSGKTTCLRCVAGLERAPLGRLIVNGEHWQDADAGIFVPTHERAIGYVFQEASLFPHLSVRRNLEFGMKRVAAATRRVAWDQAVELLGIGHLLDRMPERLSGGERQRVGMARALLTSPRLLLMDEPLAALDLKRKQEILPYLERLHDELDIPVLYVSHSPDEVARLADHVVLLDQGKVIAQGGLVETLARLDLPTAFTEDAGVVIESVIAEHDERYHLTRLDFAGGSVMVARRPEAIGHRLRFRVHARDVSLAEARNENSSITNLLQVIVQEVVVADTPAHVLVRLDAGGTPLIARITRRSCDQLGIVANRRMWAQIKTVALLG
- the modB gene encoding molybdate ABC transporter permease subunit, which codes for MSLTALDLSAIWLTLELAGLTTVLLLLIGTPIAWWLARTRSWLKGPIGAVVALPLVLPPTVIGFYLLVTMGPHGPIGQMTTALGLGTLPFTFAGLVVGSVFYSMPFVIQPLQNAFEAIGERPLEVAATLRASPWDTFFSVVLPLARPGFVTASILGFAHTVGEFGVVLMIGGNIPGSTRTVSVQIFDHVEAMEYAQAHWLAGGMVVFSFFVLLALYTSRRFKPGMGT
- the modA gene encoding molybdate ABC transporter substrate-binding protein, translated to MKPPVSCLVIALSLGVFATGANAADVQVAVAANFTAPIKEIALQFEKDTGHKVLAAFGPTGGLYTQIRNGAPFEVFLAADSTTPARLEAEGEIVPGSRFTYAVGKLVLWSATAGYVDDQGEVLKKNAFKHLSIANPKIAAYGLAGTQVLDRLGLTAAVGPKLVEGTNITQSFQFVSTGNAELGFVALSQVFKDGAITSGSAWMVPAALYDPIRQDAVILKKGKDSEAAKVLVDYLKGPKAAAVIRAYGYDL
- a CDS encoding TOBE domain-containing protein, translating into MPSQTMTATRFLARMSLETEIGAALSDTRIRLLEEIGHKGSINQAAKAVPLSYKAAWDAIDTMNNLAPEPLVVRVTGGRQGGGTQLTEYGQKMVAMYRALEIEYQAALDRLSERLNQAGGCDIRGFQKLMHRMSLKTSARNQFSGSITGLRDGGVDYEVRVRIDEETEIAAIITKASAENLGLTIGKEVFALVKSSSVMLSVDQTMRLTARNQLWGKVAEVHAGPVNNEVTLVLPSGRSVTCVVTGESCKALGIEVGVPACAFFKSSSVILAIYD